One Myxococcaceae bacterium JPH2 DNA window includes the following coding sequences:
- a CDS encoding 4-hydroxy-3-methylbut-2-enyl diphosphate reductase, whose translation MTRLLSLCLLAATWLLASPALAETPWKGTWSATTEHAGSLHLNLRLSDHENWGNDFALAEFQGLNTANSPSAAFSLTREAGTFRFDGRFLDGTGTGFVRFEPNADYVKAMSALGFSKLTTEDLGLFALTNVSTQRVKDLMALGYKDMSRDDLTQVGIFEVTADYARAINKAGYEHRTLSQLVQSRIHGVTPERIAELAALGFVKVPWDDLLAMSIHGVTPEFIREMRAMGFKEASHDDLVAFRIHGVTPAFVKEVRAEGFPNIAADDLVAFRIHGVTTEFIQQMRGSFPNITPDQLVQLRIHGVDENFVRSVKAGDKAKKKQ comes from the coding sequence ATGACTCGCCTCTTGTCCCTCTGTCTGCTCGCGGCCACGTGGCTGCTGGCCTCGCCCGCGCTCGCCGAGACGCCGTGGAAAGGCACGTGGAGCGCCACCACCGAACACGCGGGCTCGCTCCACCTGAACCTGCGCCTGTCCGACCACGAGAACTGGGGCAATGACTTCGCCCTCGCGGAGTTCCAGGGCCTGAACACCGCCAACAGCCCCTCCGCCGCGTTCTCCCTGACGCGCGAGGCGGGCACCTTCCGCTTCGACGGGCGCTTCCTCGACGGCACCGGCACGGGCTTCGTCCGCTTCGAGCCGAACGCCGACTACGTCAAGGCCATGAGCGCCCTGGGTTTCTCCAAGCTGACCACCGAGGACCTCGGGCTGTTCGCGCTGACGAACGTCTCCACGCAGCGGGTGAAGGACCTGATGGCGCTCGGCTACAAGGACATGTCACGCGATGACCTGACCCAGGTGGGCATCTTCGAAGTGACGGCCGACTACGCGCGCGCCATCAACAAGGCGGGCTACGAGCACCGGACGCTGTCGCAGCTGGTGCAGAGCCGCATCCACGGCGTCACGCCCGAGCGCATCGCCGAGCTGGCCGCTCTCGGCTTCGTGAAGGTGCCGTGGGACGACCTGCTGGCCATGTCCATCCACGGCGTCACGCCCGAGTTCATCCGCGAGATGCGCGCGATGGGCTTCAAGGAGGCCTCGCACGATGACCTCGTGGCCTTCCGCATCCACGGCGTCACGCCGGCCTTCGTGAAGGAAGTGCGCGCCGAGGGCTTCCCCAACATCGCCGCCGATGACCTGGTGGCCTTCCGCATCCACGGCGTCACCACCGAGTTCATCCAGCAGATGCGCGGCAGCTTCCCCAACATCACGCCCGACCAACTGGTGCAGCTGCGCATCCATGGCGTGGATGAGAACTTCGTGCGCTCGGTGAAGGCAGGCGACAAGGCGAAGAAGAAGCAGTGA
- a CDS encoding fibril protein — translation MSPHRITCLALLLLGACASAPPPRAPVRDVPFTYGRQPEDPVHVGHGSAGVMAYFEQLRGPRGQRVAWRRVGSCCAFRLTGKLAPRHGRLVVFEVTYEGLDEPVLLYVDPFQARATQAPRGFQFAPQAPPRPAGISL, via the coding sequence GTGTCTCCGCATCGCATCACCTGCCTTGCCCTGCTCCTGCTGGGAGCCTGTGCCTCCGCGCCGCCCCCGCGTGCGCCCGTGCGGGATGTCCCGTTCACCTATGGGCGCCAGCCCGAGGACCCCGTGCACGTCGGTCATGGCAGCGCGGGGGTGATGGCGTACTTCGAGCAACTGCGAGGCCCTCGCGGACAACGCGTGGCCTGGCGGCGCGTGGGCTCCTGCTGCGCGTTCCGGCTCACGGGCAAGCTCGCGCCTCGGCATGGCCGATTGGTCGTCTTCGAGGTGACGTACGAGGGACTCGACGAGCCCGTGCTGCTCTACGTGGATCCGTTCCAGGCCCGTGCGACCCAAGCCCCCCGAGGCTTCCAGTTCGCCCCCCAGGCCCCGCCCCGCCCCGCCGGCATCTCGCTGTAG
- a CDS encoding AsmA family protein, with protein sequence MSAVKKKRWPYVLGGIFVLLIAGVAIVLWRLDAILLKTARDQAATYSQKLGRPIEIGDISTKLFPHVGAEVENVTVGPAEGEDLPLAQLKSIDVSVAVSPLLSSRGKDIQVQNAEVSGLTINVIRLADGTTNVQRLQQRLAEQQPKEEPKPEEPSQPTDLSGVRVDRAALTDGTIRFVDRAGGAQARELAIRDLDIEVKDLRVGKPLEVTLAAAVLAEKQNLQMVLKAAPLPATLVPTPERVTLKAEHIDLSPLGPFLPPDVGLQAGTLDADWKADLGGAVPGGSGPTKLVGVIKALGLRFAGSQGGKALDVVLDTDVTGDMTAGDLALDKLNLNLGPASISGKGRVKGMLTQAPSVEGFELTGRNLDPAVLAEYYPPLRKQLQGMIAGPIGLSVRGSGTQAEQALNVDVDLTPVRLRVPAQLTKEPGGAMKLSARVSGAAASGGALRFDAKADLGGVDLRPGLLVNKAPGQRMEVAAAGTYQPTRDGMKVDVPKLTLGALDDTMTGSASFALAGQGKKKTTTFSMDLKSPRLDADKLMMGEEAVSAATGGKGAPPPPVEDPARFNGYRGDIRFAVGALRYTNMDMSNVTGVVKMVDDLITVEKFSTGIYSGSVVADGTTIRLGPPAEQRPFDAKVKMQGIEVAQALAAHTPKKVLAGTFNGNVDLKGTGYTPNQLQQTLLGGINGNLLGGTFMGKDVVASISEPLAKALPFAGKALKSNDVTSLGGDLPFGVEIKNGVAQLKKPITWTRPEAAMSFDGGIRLDGSLDLTGGVTLTPDTVKQITLGKVTPSAGIPVNLKLTGKAWSPEVTGLDVKPAVAIIAKQAASSLAGKLLGDKGKPVQEAIDGGQEKLKAEAEAKRKEMEAKAAEAVRQEQEKAKQRAADEAKKRLKGLFGQ encoded by the coding sequence GTGTCCGCTGTGAAGAAGAAGCGCTGGCCCTATGTCCTTGGAGGCATCTTCGTCCTCCTCATCGCCGGGGTGGCCATCGTCCTCTGGCGGCTCGATGCCATCCTGCTGAAGACGGCGCGTGACCAGGCGGCCACGTACTCCCAGAAGCTGGGACGGCCCATCGAGATTGGCGACATCTCCACCAAGTTGTTCCCCCACGTGGGCGCGGAGGTGGAGAACGTCACCGTGGGTCCCGCCGAGGGCGAGGACCTGCCGCTCGCGCAGCTCAAGTCCATTGACGTGAGCGTGGCCGTGAGCCCCCTGCTGTCCTCGCGCGGCAAGGACATCCAGGTGCAGAACGCCGAGGTCTCCGGCCTCACCATCAACGTCATCCGGTTGGCGGACGGCACCACCAACGTGCAGCGCCTCCAGCAGCGGCTCGCGGAGCAGCAGCCCAAGGAGGAGCCGAAGCCCGAGGAGCCCTCGCAGCCCACGGACCTGTCCGGCGTGCGCGTGGATCGCGCGGCGCTCACCGACGGCACCATCCGCTTCGTGGACCGCGCAGGCGGCGCGCAGGCGCGCGAGCTGGCCATCCGGGACCTGGACATCGAGGTGAAGGACCTCCGCGTGGGCAAGCCGCTGGAGGTGACGCTGGCCGCCGCGGTGCTCGCCGAGAAGCAGAACCTGCAGATGGTGCTGAAGGCCGCGCCGCTGCCCGCCACGCTGGTGCCCACGCCCGAGCGCGTGACGCTGAAGGCCGAGCACATCGACCTGTCCCCGCTGGGGCCGTTCCTCCCTCCGGACGTGGGCCTCCAGGCCGGCACGCTGGACGCGGACTGGAAGGCGGACCTGGGCGGCGCGGTGCCCGGCGGCTCGGGCCCCACGAAGCTCGTGGGCGTCATCAAGGCGCTCGGGCTTCGCTTCGCGGGCTCGCAGGGCGGCAAGGCGCTGGACGTGGTGCTCGACACGGACGTGACGGGCGACATGACCGCGGGCGACCTCGCGCTCGACAAGCTGAACCTGAACCTGGGCCCCGCGAGCATCTCCGGCAAGGGCCGCGTGAAGGGGATGCTCACGCAGGCGCCGTCGGTGGAGGGCTTCGAGCTGACGGGTCGCAACCTCGACCCCGCCGTGCTCGCCGAGTACTACCCGCCGCTGCGCAAGCAGCTCCAGGGGATGATTGCCGGCCCCATTGGCCTGTCCGTGCGCGGCAGCGGCACGCAGGCCGAGCAGGCCCTGAACGTGGACGTGGACCTGACGCCGGTGCGGCTGCGCGTGCCGGCGCAGCTCACGAAGGAGCCGGGCGGAGCCATGAAGCTGAGCGCGCGGGTGAGCGGCGCGGCGGCCTCGGGCGGAGCGCTGCGCTTCGACGCGAAGGCGGACCTGGGCGGCGTGGACCTGCGGCCGGGCCTGCTGGTGAACAAGGCTCCCGGTCAGCGCATGGAGGTGGCCGCCGCGGGCACGTACCAGCCCACGCGCGACGGGATGAAGGTGGACGTGCCGAAGCTGACGCTCGGCGCGCTCGACGACACGATGACGGGCAGCGCGTCGTTCGCGCTCGCGGGTCAGGGCAAGAAGAAGACGACCACGTTCTCCATGGACCTCAAGAGCCCGCGGCTGGACGCGGACAAGCTCATGATGGGCGAGGAGGCCGTGAGCGCGGCCACGGGTGGCAAGGGTGCGCCGCCTCCGCCTGTCGAGGACCCCGCGCGCTTCAATGGCTACCGCGGTGACATCCGCTTCGCGGTGGGCGCGCTGCGCTACACCAACATGGACATGAGCAACGTGACGGGCGTCGTGAAGATGGTGGACGACCTCATCACGGTGGAGAAGTTCTCCACGGGCATCTACAGCGGCTCGGTGGTGGCGGACGGGACGACGATTCGCCTGGGCCCTCCGGCCGAGCAGCGGCCCTTCGACGCGAAGGTGAAGATGCAGGGCATCGAGGTCGCGCAGGCGCTGGCCGCGCACACGCCCAAGAAGGTCCTCGCGGGCACGTTCAACGGCAACGTGGACCTCAAGGGCACGGGCTACACGCCGAACCAGCTCCAGCAGACGCTGCTGGGCGGCATCAACGGCAACCTCCTGGGCGGCACGTTCATGGGCAAGGACGTGGTGGCCTCCATCTCCGAGCCGCTCGCCAAGGCGCTGCCCTTCGCGGGCAAGGCGCTCAAGAGCAACGACGTCACCTCGCTGGGTGGCGACCTGCCCTTCGGCGTGGAGATCAAGAACGGCGTCGCGCAGCTCAAGAAGCCCATCACCTGGACGCGGCCGGAAGCGGCGATGAGCTTCGACGGCGGCATCCGCCTGGATGGCTCGCTGGACCTGACGGGCGGCGTGACGCTCACGCCCGACACCGTGAAGCAAATCACCCTCGGAAAGGTGACGCCCAGCGCGGGCATCCCCGTGAACCTCAAGCTGACGGGCAAGGCCTGGAGCCCCGAGGTGACCGGCCTGGACGTGAAGCCGGCGGTGGCCATCATCGCGAAGCAGGCGGCCTCCTCGCTGGCGGGCAAGCTGCTGGGCGACAAGGGCAAGCCCGTGCAGGAGGCCATCGACGGCGGCCAGGAGAAGCTCAAGGCGGAGGCCGAGGCCAAGCGCAAGGAGATGGAAGCAAAGGCCGCCGAGGCCGTGCGCCAGGAGCAGGAGAAGGCCAAGCAGCGCGCTGCTGACGAGGCCAAGAAGCGCCTCAAGGGACTCTTCGGCCAGTAG
- a CDS encoding TetR family transcriptional regulator, which produces MSKGEETRRRMIAAAAEMLERAGYAGAGIQELLAAGQAPRGSLYFHFPGGKEELAVAALEASAAEMTALLREHLRTERALVPALRRVLTLLADRSEAAGFEKGCPVSAVVLSSGATPESVRQAASDALRGWQDLLIERLRAEGLSLSDARRRSGLLLSTLEGALLLARAHRSRAPLEELSKDLERLLALPD; this is translated from the coding sequence ATGAGCAAGGGCGAGGAGACGCGGCGGCGGATGATTGCCGCCGCCGCGGAGATGCTGGAGCGAGCGGGCTACGCCGGAGCGGGCATCCAGGAGTTGCTCGCCGCGGGCCAGGCTCCTCGCGGCTCGCTCTACTTCCACTTCCCGGGCGGCAAGGAAGAGCTGGCGGTGGCCGCGCTGGAGGCCTCGGCGGCGGAGATGACCGCGCTCCTGCGTGAGCACCTCCGCACGGAGCGAGCCTTGGTGCCCGCGCTGCGCCGGGTGCTGACGTTGCTCGCGGACCGCTCGGAGGCCGCGGGCTTCGAGAAGGGCTGCCCCGTCTCCGCGGTGGTGCTGTCCTCCGGAGCCACCCCCGAGTCCGTGCGGCAGGCCGCGTCCGATGCGCTGCGAGGCTGGCAGGACCTGCTGATAGAGCGCCTGCGCGCCGAGGGCCTGAGCCTCTCCGATGCGCGCCGACGCTCGGGCCTGCTGTTGTCCACGCTGGAGGGCGCCCTGCTGCTCGCGCGGGCGCACCGCTCCCGCGCGCCCCTGGAGGAGTTGTCCAAGGACCTGGAGCGGCTGCTCGCGCTCCCGGACTGA
- a CDS encoding SDR family oxidoreductase, with protein MSNEAGEVMVVGATGLLGRWLVPELTRRGRVVIAVMRQAAAREADYRAWVTALGGDATRIRVVEGDLDAPRFGWDEQMEHACARVRDVYHLGARFAWHLSADDARRTNVEGTRMVVELASRLPALRRLVLVGGYRIGPRLNEEGAVVPAPESSFDRQGAYEASKHLAHRVGWETAQRLGVPVTGVHPSSVIGDSRTGVTVQRLGLGETLHRVHAGQMPVLLGSPETFVPVIPVDFMASFLAGTPEHADTAGQEYTVLDPATPPMHELVRWAAERSGRRAPRLRLPVAWVRWLPERLLGTSAEALDFIDTARYPTEPMLALAARMGLALPPLRDALNRWFDHLRSVAFQPEVETALAALRATAAEPHASAA; from the coding sequence ATGTCGAACGAGGCAGGAGAAGTCATGGTCGTGGGCGCCACGGGCTTGCTCGGGCGCTGGCTGGTCCCGGAGCTCACGCGGCGCGGGCGCGTCGTCATCGCGGTGATGCGACAGGCGGCGGCGCGCGAGGCGGACTATCGCGCGTGGGTGACGGCGCTCGGAGGGGATGCGACGCGGATCCGCGTGGTGGAGGGGGACCTGGACGCGCCCCGCTTCGGGTGGGACGAGCAGATGGAGCACGCCTGCGCGCGGGTGCGGGACGTGTACCACCTGGGAGCGCGCTTCGCGTGGCACCTGTCTGCCGACGACGCGCGGCGGACGAATGTGGAGGGCACACGCATGGTGGTGGAGCTGGCCTCGCGGCTGCCCGCGCTGCGACGGCTGGTGCTCGTGGGCGGCTATCGCATCGGGCCTCGCCTCAATGAGGAGGGAGCAGTGGTCCCCGCGCCCGAGTCCTCATTCGACCGCCAGGGCGCGTATGAGGCCTCGAAGCACCTCGCGCATCGCGTGGGCTGGGAGACAGCGCAGCGGCTGGGCGTACCCGTCACTGGCGTGCATCCCTCGTCGGTGATTGGCGACAGCCGCACGGGCGTGACGGTCCAACGCCTGGGCCTGGGCGAGACGCTGCATCGCGTCCACGCGGGGCAGATGCCCGTGCTGCTGGGCTCACCGGAGACCTTCGTGCCCGTCATCCCCGTCGACTTCATGGCGAGCTTCCTCGCGGGGACTCCCGAGCACGCGGACACGGCGGGACAGGAGTACACGGTGCTCGACCCGGCGACGCCACCGATGCATGAGCTGGTTCGCTGGGCGGCGGAGCGCTCGGGCCGGCGGGCTCCTCGGCTGAGGCTCCCCGTGGCGTGGGTGCGTTGGCTTCCAGAGCGACTGCTCGGCACCTCCGCGGAGGCGCTCGACTTCATCGACACCGCGCGCTACCCGACGGAGCCCATGCTCGCCCTGGCGGCGCGCATGGGACTCGCGCTGCCTCCGCTGCGTGACGCCCTGAACCGCTGGTTCGATCACCTCCGGAGCGTGGCCTTCCAGCCCGAGGTCGAGACCGCGCTTGCGGCACTGCGCGCCACGGCGGCTGAGCCTCACGCCTCCGCTGCGTGA
- a CDS encoding NAD(P)/FAD-dependent oxidoreductase yields the protein MRPETEHVAPQSPAPDASPRVRSGADQHRVLVIGGGTAGIAVAARLALAGQKRVAILEPSDRHYYQPLWTLVGAGEARIEDSVREERSLIPRGVTWIQDAAEEVDPVRRRVQTRGGRQLGYDFLVVAPGIQLDWDRVAGLREALRTDFVTSNYDPELAPKTWHLLQRFEGGTALFTHPATPVKCAGAPQKVMYLAADLFQRKGLRERTRIIFGSGAKAIFGVKAYAQILEGVVKRYDIDTRFEHNLVAVDGERREATFEVTRDGKTERATVPYDFLHATPPQSAPAFIQRGPLAWQDGPNRGWVKADKYTLQHPDHPEVFALGDASDLPTSRTGAAIRRQAPVLVENLRAVMAGRPPPARYDGYASCPLTTGYGRLLLAEFDYEGKPTPSLPFINTLQERRDMWFLKKYGLPRLYWNFMMRGRA from the coding sequence ATGCGCCCCGAGACCGAGCACGTAGCGCCGCAGTCTCCCGCCCCTGACGCGAGCCCGCGGGTGCGCAGCGGCGCCGACCAGCACCGCGTCCTCGTCATCGGCGGCGGCACGGCGGGCATCGCGGTGGCCGCTCGGCTGGCCCTCGCCGGGCAGAAGCGGGTGGCCATCCTGGAGCCCTCCGACCGGCACTACTACCAGCCCCTGTGGACGCTGGTGGGCGCGGGCGAGGCGCGCATCGAGGACTCCGTGCGCGAGGAGCGCTCCCTCATCCCGCGCGGCGTCACGTGGATCCAAGACGCCGCCGAGGAAGTGGACCCCGTGCGCAGGCGAGTCCAGACGCGGGGAGGCAGACAGCTCGGCTACGACTTCCTCGTCGTCGCGCCAGGAATCCAGCTCGACTGGGACCGCGTGGCCGGCCTCCGCGAAGCCCTGCGCACCGACTTCGTGACCAGCAATTACGACCCGGAGCTGGCGCCCAAGACGTGGCACTTGCTCCAGCGCTTCGAGGGCGGCACCGCCTTGTTCACCCATCCCGCCACGCCGGTGAAGTGCGCGGGCGCGCCGCAGAAGGTCATGTATCTGGCCGCTGACCTCTTCCAGCGAAAGGGCCTGCGCGAGCGCACGCGGATCATCTTCGGCTCGGGGGCCAAGGCCATCTTCGGCGTGAAGGCCTATGCCCAGATTCTCGAGGGCGTGGTGAAGCGCTACGACATCGACACGCGCTTCGAGCACAACCTGGTGGCGGTGGATGGCGAGCGACGCGAGGCCACCTTCGAGGTCACCCGCGACGGGAAGACCGAGCGCGCCACGGTGCCCTACGACTTCCTCCACGCCACCCCGCCACAGAGCGCTCCGGCGTTCATCCAGCGAGGACCGCTCGCCTGGCAGGACGGCCCGAACCGAGGCTGGGTGAAGGCAGACAAGTACACGCTCCAACACCCCGACCACCCCGAGGTCTTCGCCCTGGGAGATGCCTCGGACCTCCCCACCAGCCGGACAGGCGCGGCCATTCGCAGACAAGCCCCCGTGCTCGTGGAGAACCTGCGCGCCGTCATGGCGGGCCGTCCACCCCCGGCCCGGTATGACGGCTATGCCTCGTGCCCGCTCACCACGGGCTATGGCCGGCTGCTGCTCGCCGAGTTCGACTATGAGGGCAAGCCCACCCCCAGCCTCCCCTTCATCAACACGCTCCAGGAGCGGCGGGACATGTGGTTCCTGAAGAAATACGGGCTGCCGCGCCTCTACTGGAACTTCATGATGCGCGGGCGAGCCTAG
- a CDS encoding MBL fold metallo-hydrolase, translated as MLLRQLFDSESSTFTYLLADETTRRAALIDPVLEHVERDLALLAELGLQLTLVLDTHVHADHITSAGMLRQRTGARVVASRRGAPCADLHVGQGDVVHVGSLAVHVLETPGHTDDSLSYLCGDALFTGDALLIRGTGRTDFQNGDPGQLYDSITRRLFSLPDDTRVYPCHDYAGHAMSTVGEEKRHNPRLAGKSRDEFITFMNNRRIAPPRKLDIAVPANRACGLPPESPHVAG; from the coding sequence ATGCTCTTGCGACAGCTCTTCGATTCGGAGTCCTCGACTTTCACCTACCTGCTCGCCGACGAGACGACTCGGCGGGCCGCGCTCATCGACCCGGTCCTCGAACACGTCGAGCGAGACCTCGCGTTGCTCGCGGAGCTGGGCCTCCAGCTCACGCTCGTGCTGGACACCCACGTGCACGCGGACCACATCACCAGCGCGGGCATGCTGCGCCAACGCACGGGCGCGCGGGTGGTGGCCTCGCGGCGAGGCGCTCCGTGCGCGGACCTGCACGTGGGCCAGGGAGACGTGGTGCACGTGGGCTCACTCGCGGTGCACGTGCTGGAGACGCCGGGCCACACGGATGACAGCCTCAGCTACCTGTGCGGCGACGCGCTGTTCACCGGCGACGCGTTGCTCATCCGCGGCACGGGGCGCACCGACTTCCAGAACGGCGACCCGGGGCAGCTCTACGACAGCATCACGCGGCGCCTCTTCTCACTCCCGGACGACACGCGCGTGTACCCGTGCCACGACTACGCGGGCCACGCGATGAGCACGGTGGGCGAGGAGAAGCGTCACAACCCCCGGCTGGCCGGAAAGTCTCGTGACGAGTTCATCACGTTCATGAACAACCGCCGCATTGCGCCACCCCGCAAGCTGGACATCGCGGTGCCGGCCAACCGCGCCTGCGGACTTCCGCCCGAGTCCCCACACGTCGCGGGTTGA
- a CDS encoding formate--tetrahydrofolate ligase: MKLRPITEVAAELGLSPEDVLPWGRDRAKVSLDALARQPPRGRLVLVSAINPTPPGEGKTTMSVALAMGLRQRGRRAVAALREPSLGPVFGVKGGGTGGGEASLEPAADINLHFTGDLHAITSAHNLLSALVDNSVYYGHPVAMEGTRVRWRRALDMNDRFLRNVIVGLGGKANGVPRETSFDITAASEVMAILALSEGLKDLEARLGNIVVGQLADGSAVRARDVNAAAAMVALLKDALMPNLVQTREGGPAIVHAGPFGNIAHGCSSVLGTRLALAYADEVVTEAGFGFDLGAEKFLDIKCRGAGVWPRGVMLVVTLRALKHHGGALPAQVAEPNREALLRGFDHLEKHLESVAAFGLPAVLCVNHFPQDTEAELDELRAFAKARGVGIAVCKGYAQGGAGSVELADAVLAMLDATDAAPPKPRFLYSLEQSPEEKIRAIARRVYGADDVAFTASARKDLDAARALGGAGLPVCMAKTHLSLSDDPTKTGRPRGFTLTVREVRLSAGAGFLVALTGDLLTMPGLPREPAARRIIVHDDGRITGLMQGE; encoded by the coding sequence ATGAAGCTCCGCCCCATCACCGAGGTCGCTGCCGAGCTGGGTCTGTCCCCCGAGGACGTGCTTCCGTGGGGACGTGACCGCGCCAAGGTCTCGCTGGACGCGCTCGCGCGCCAGCCTCCGCGAGGTCGGCTCGTCCTCGTGTCCGCCATCAACCCCACGCCTCCGGGCGAGGGCAAGACGACCATGTCCGTGGCGCTGGCCATGGGCCTGCGTCAGCGCGGACGGCGCGCGGTGGCGGCGCTGCGTGAGCCCTCGCTCGGGCCTGTCTTTGGCGTGAAGGGTGGCGGCACGGGCGGCGGCGAGGCCAGCCTGGAGCCCGCGGCGGACATCAACCTGCACTTCACCGGCGACCTGCACGCCATCACCAGCGCGCACAACCTGCTGTCCGCGTTGGTGGACAACTCGGTCTACTACGGCCACCCGGTCGCGATGGAGGGCACCCGCGTGCGCTGGCGCCGCGCGCTGGACATGAACGACCGCTTCCTGCGCAACGTCATCGTGGGGCTCGGCGGCAAGGCGAACGGCGTGCCTCGCGAGACGTCCTTCGACATCACCGCCGCCAGCGAGGTGATGGCCATCCTCGCGCTGTCCGAGGGCCTCAAGGACCTGGAGGCGCGGCTGGGCAACATCGTGGTGGGGCAGCTCGCGGACGGCTCGGCGGTGCGCGCGCGGGACGTGAACGCGGCGGCGGCCATGGTGGCCCTGCTCAAGGACGCGCTCATGCCCAACCTGGTGCAGACGCGCGAGGGTGGGCCCGCGATTGTCCACGCGGGCCCCTTCGGCAACATCGCGCACGGATGCAGCTCCGTGCTGGGCACGCGCCTGGCGCTGGCCTATGCGGACGAGGTGGTGACCGAGGCCGGCTTCGGCTTCGACCTGGGCGCGGAGAAGTTCCTCGACATCAAGTGCCGAGGCGCGGGCGTCTGGCCACGAGGCGTGATGCTGGTGGTGACGCTGCGCGCGCTCAAGCACCACGGCGGCGCGCTCCCGGCGCAGGTGGCCGAGCCAAATCGAGAGGCCCTGCTGCGCGGCTTCGACCACCTGGAGAAGCACCTGGAATCAGTGGCCGCGTTCGGCCTGCCCGCGGTGCTGTGCGTGAACCACTTCCCGCAGGACACCGAGGCGGAGCTGGACGAACTGCGCGCGTTCGCCAAGGCGCGCGGCGTGGGCATCGCGGTGTGCAAGGGCTACGCGCAGGGCGGCGCGGGCTCGGTCGAGCTGGCGGACGCGGTGCTGGCCATGCTCGACGCGACGGACGCGGCGCCGCCCAAGCCTCGCTTCCTGTACTCACTGGAGCAGTCGCCGGAGGAGAAGATTCGCGCCATCGCGCGCAGGGTGTACGGCGCGGACGACGTGGCCTTCACCGCGAGCGCCCGCAAGGACCTGGACGCCGCGCGGGCACTGGGTGGCGCGGGACTCCCGGTGTGCATGGCGAAGACGCACCTGTCGCTGTCGGATGACCCGACGAAGACGGGCCGGCCTCGGGGCTTCACGTTGACGGTGCGCGAGGTGCGGCTGTCCGCGGGCGCGGGCTTCCTGGTGGCACTGACCGGAGACCTCCTCACCATGCCCGGACTGCCGCGCGAGCCCGCGGCGCGGCGCATCATCGTCCACGATGACGGACGCATCACCGGACTGATGCAGGGAGAGTAG
- a CDS encoding DUF4440 domain-containing protein has product MHRKFAGVIVTASLGAMGCSAPGATAHAGDTGALEQSARLSPTEARERLHAADVAMSEASAKSGSAQGFASFLGDESVLLVEGQYALKGREAIRAHLTAHPLEHGGTIRWTPMRWDVSADGQIGYSVGQATVDLKGADGAAKQEHARYISAWKQQADGSWRVIATVRNPAKVALTPPEGFASSHTTASAAPRTLTSAAVLAEAFAADSAFSTLSTTEGMGHAFSTYAAEDALLIAGATGLFGREAITKAYGPLTKDKLDLRWEPVLGDAATSGDLAFTVGRAKVVEPGADGKPETDFVKYLTIWRRQPDGTWRYVTDGGNSSPGPNGP; this is encoded by the coding sequence ATGCATCGGAAGTTCGCGGGAGTCATCGTCACGGCCTCGCTGGGGGCCATGGGTTGCAGTGCACCGGGCGCTACCGCCCACGCGGGCGACACGGGCGCGCTCGAACAGTCAGCGCGCCTGTCGCCCACCGAGGCGCGCGAGCGTCTGCACGCGGCGGACGTGGCCATGTCCGAGGCCAGCGCGAAGTCCGGCTCGGCGCAGGGCTTCGCCTCGTTCCTCGGAGACGAGTCCGTGCTGCTCGTGGAGGGCCAGTACGCACTGAAGGGACGCGAGGCCATCCGCGCGCACCTCACCGCGCACCCGCTGGAGCACGGCGGAACGATTCGATGGACGCCCATGCGCTGGGACGTGAGCGCCGACGGCCAGATTGGCTACTCCGTGGGACAGGCCACGGTGGACCTCAAGGGCGCGGACGGCGCCGCCAAGCAGGAGCACGCGCGCTACATCTCCGCGTGGAAGCAGCAGGCGGATGGCTCGTGGCGGGTCATCGCCACCGTGCGCAATCCCGCCAAGGTCGCGCTCACGCCGCCCGAGGGCTTCGCGTCGTCGCACACCACGGCGTCAGCCGCGCCGCGCACGCTCACCTCGGCCGCCGTGCTCGCCGAGGCCTTCGCGGCGGACTCCGCCTTCTCCACCCTCTCCACCACCGAGGGCATGGGGCACGCCTTCTCCACCTACGCCGCGGAGGACGCGCTGCTCATCGCCGGCGCCACGGGCCTGTTCGGACGCGAGGCCATCACGAAGGCCTACGGCCCTCTCACCAAGGACAAGCTGGACCTGCGCTGGGAGCCCGTGCTCGGCGACGCCGCGACCTCGGGCGACCTCGCCTTCACGGTGGGCCGCGCCAAGGTCGTGGAACCCGGCGCGGACGGCAAGCCGGAGACCGATTTCGTGAAGTACCTCACCATCTGGCGTCGACAGCCGGACGGCACCTGGCGCTACGTCACCGACGGCGGCAACTCGAGCCCGGGCCCCAACGGCCCCTGA